A region of Oryctolagus cuniculus chromosome 3, mOryCun1.1, whole genome shotgun sequence DNA encodes the following proteins:
- the NDUFA10 gene encoding NADH dehydrogenase [ubiquinone] 1 alpha subcomplex subunit 10, mitochondrial isoform X2: MALRLLRLAPASAAARGLAAGAQRVGGVHTHAPCRLKYGPLAFILGEKTSKKWTESSKVITVDGNICSGKGKLAEQIAEKLGLKHFPEAGIHYADSTTGDGRPLDLQFSGGCSLEKFYDDPKSNDGNSYRLQSWLYASRLLQYADALEHLLSTGQGVVLERSIYSDFVFVEAMHSQGYIRKQCVEHYNQVKKVTICEYLPPHVAIYIDVPVPEIQSRIQKKGNPHEMKITAAYLQDIENAYKKTFLPEMSEKCEVLQYDAREAQDADKVVEDIEYLKCDKGPWLSQDDRTLHNLRMLCRAASTAPGTTPTWVTSGSGSSERRPPLKLPP, from the exons ATGGCCTTGAGGCTTCTGAGACTGGCCCCGGCGTCCGCGGCCGCGCGTGGTCTGGCGGCCGGCGCCCAGCGCGTG GGCGGAGTGCACACCCATGCCCCGTGCAGGCTGAAATATGGACCTCTGGCCTTCATACTTGGAGAAAAAACCTCCAAAAAgtggacagaatccagcaaagTGATAACGGTAGATGGCAATATATGTTCCGGAAAAGGCAAGCTCGCAGAGCAGATCGCAGAGAAGCTGG GCTTAAAGCACTTCCCGGAGGCGGGGATCCATTACGCCGACAGCACCACAGGAGACGGAAGACCCCTTGATCTCCAGTTTAGTGGCGGCTGTAGCTTGGAGAAATTTTATGATGACCCGAAGAGCAACGACGGCAACAGCTAccgcctgcagtcctggctgtaCGCCAGCCGCCTGCTGCAGTACGCGGACGCCCTGGAGCACCTGCTGAGCACAG GACAAGGCGTGGTGTTGGAGCGCTCCATCTACAGTGACTTCGTCTTCGTGGAGGCCATGCACAGCCAGGGCTACATCCGCAAGCAGT GTGTGGAGCACTACAACCAGGTGAAGAAGGTCACCATCTGTGAGTACCTGCCCCCCCACGTGGCCATCTACATCGACGTGCCTGTGCCAGAGATCCAGAGTCGCATTCAGAAGAAAGGAAAC CCTCATGAAATGAAGATCACGGCTGCATATCTCCAGGACATCGAGAACGCCTACAAGAAAACCTTCCTCCCCGAGATGAG TGAGAAATGTGAGGTTTTGCAGTACGATGCGAGGGAAGCCCAGGACGCAGACAAG GTGGTGGAGGACATCGAATACCTCAAGTGTGACAAGGGGCCGTGGCTCTCCCAGGACGACCGCACCCTGCACAACCTGCGAATGCT